In a genomic window of Phragmites australis chromosome 14, lpPhrAust1.1, whole genome shotgun sequence:
- the LOC133890875 gene encoding thioredoxin H-type-like — MGNIFCPPSKEKKGEGRMEADEGLVVARIKEGRMAAEEGLVIACHSKAEFDAQMTKAKDAGKLVIIDFAASWCGPCHSIAPVFVEYAKKFPSAVFLKVDVDELKEVAVFYAIEAMPTFLFIKNGEKVDTIVGARKEELQATITKHLGAASA, encoded by the exons ATGGGAAATATATTCTGCCCACCATCGaaggagaagaaaggagaaggaagaatgGAGGCCGATGAGGGCTTGGTGGTCGCGAGGATAAAAGAAGGAAGAATGGCGGCCGAGGAGGGCTTGGTGATCGCATGCCACAGCAAggcggagtttgacgcccagaTGACTAAGGCCAAGGATGCCGGCAAGCTG GTGATCATTGACTTCGCTGCTTCCTGGTGCGGTCCTTGCCACTCCATCGCCCCGGTGTTTGTTGAATATGCCAAGAAGTTCCCCAGTGCTGTCTTCCTGAAGGTTGACGTTGACGAGCTGAAG GAGGTTGCCGTATTCTATGCTATTGAGGCGATGCCGAccttcctcttcatcaagaatgGCGAGAAGGTTGACACCATCGTCGGTGCCAGGAAGGAGGAGCTCCAGGCCACTATCACGAAGCACCTTGGCGCCGCGTCCGCCTAA
- the LOC133891412 gene encoding thioredoxin H-type-like yields MAAEEGLVIACHSKAEFDAQMTKAKDAGKLVIIDFTASWCGPCRFIAPVFVEYAKKFPGAIFLKVDVDELKEVAAFYAIEAMPTFLFIKNGEKVDTVVGARKEELQANITKHLGAASA; encoded by the exons atGGCGGCCGAGGAGGGCCTGGTGATCGCGTGTCACAGCAAggcggagttcgacgcccagatGACTAAGGCCAAGGACGCCGGCAAGCTG GTGATCATTGACTTCACTGCTTCCTGGTGCGGTCCTTGCCGCTTCATCGCCCCGGTGTTTGTTGAATATGCCAAGAAGTTCCCTGGTGCTATCTTCCTGAAGGTTGACGTTGACGAGCTGAAG GAGGTTGCCGCATTCTATGCTATTGAGGCGATGCCGAccttcctcttcatcaagaatgGCGAGAAGGTTGACACCGTCGTCGGTGCCAGGAAGGAGGAGCTCCAGGCCAACATTACGAAGCACCTTGGCGCCGCGTCTGCCTAA